The window ACGGAAAGGCAACAAAATAATGACGAAAACCAGTACCGGACGTATTACTGGAACCGCAATCGGTAGGACTCTTCTCCAGGGCGGAACAGTTATTGCACTGATTGTCCTTATTGGATTCTTCTTTGCTATGAGGCCTGACATCTTCCTCACCTTTGTCAACGTGAAGAACATTATGTATCAGGTGTCCATCCTGGCCATCATTGCCGGCGCTCAAACAATTGTGATGGTTTTGGGCGACTTCGACCTATCTGTTGGGGCAACTTCTACACTTGCCGGTGCTGTCGCTGGCGCGCTCATGATTGGGGGCACACCAGTCCCTGTTGCCATAGCAGCAGCACTAGTAGTTGGTTTGATTGTCGGCCTCATCAATGGTGTCCTCATTGCCTATCTCAACCTGTCTGCGTTCGTTGCAACACTGGCCACCATGACCTCGGTCATCGGTGTGGCATTCATCGTGACTGAAGGAACCACACTCTTCAACTTCCCTGCAGAATTCAACGAACTAGGACAGGGAAAGATTTTCAATGTTCCCCTTCCTGTCTACTTCGCGATTGTGGTTTCCGTGCTGATTTGGGCCCTGCTGAAATTCACCACAATTGGTCGAAGCTGGCACGCCATTGGTGGAAACGTAGAAGTTTCACGTCTTTCTGGCGTCAAGGTTCGTCGTGCTCGACTCATGGCATTCACCATCGCAGGTGTCGTTGCCGCATTTGGCGGTGTGCTGCTTGCAGCCCGACTTGGCAGTGCCAGCGCAGTACAAGGTAGCGACAACACGCTTC of the Aurantimicrobium photophilum genome contains:
- a CDS encoding ABC transporter permease, which encodes MTKTSTGRITGTAIGRTLLQGGTVIALIVLIGFFFAMRPDIFLTFVNVKNIMYQVSILAIIAGAQTIVMVLGDFDLSVGATSTLAGAVAGALMIGGTPVPVAIAAALVVGLIVGLINGVLIAYLNLSAFVATLATMTSVIGVAFIVTEGTTLFNFPAEFNELGQGKIFNVPLPVYFAIVVSVLIWALLKFTTIGRSWHAIGGNVEVSRLSGVKVRRARLMAFTIAGVVAAFGGVLLAARLGSASAVQGSDNTLLSVAAVFLGMTVIKSGMSNLGGTMVGVGIIGVMSNGLNILGVNAYVQQVVTGVIIILAVTLSGLKTRER